DNA from Chitinophaga pendula:
AGCGATCGTGTTGTATGCGGATACGGAACCAGTAAGCGGAGGTGCGTCGTACATTTTGCGGCGTGCTTTTGGCACTCGGTTTAAAGCGGCGGCTGCATTCCGGGCTGGTGATCTGACCGAAGGTAAAGCTGGAGGAGGGGTCTTCGAGGTATTCGATCTCAGCGAAGGTGAAGATATGTTGTTTGAGGGTGTTGGTGATGGGCACCACTTGTTGTGCGGAGGCTCCTTTTCCCCACAGCATGCACAGTAGCCACCACCAGCAACATTTTTGTATTAATCCCCTCCTTTTCATCATAGAACAACGGTCCAAGATAGTGAATTCTGCGTTTTTTATCGAGGGTATGGGTGGAGGAGGCGGGGAGGTAAACGGGGGTATTGTTAACAAAATATTATCAAGAAGGGGCAGCAAAAAGAAGTTATGTATTACTCTGATTTATATGTAACTTAGAGATTCGGGAAAAAGAATGCAAGAATTATCCTAAACTATTCACACATCCAGCTTCATTATTTACAGCACTATGAAAGTATCCACTATTAAGTTTCCGAGCGTTTTTGAGACGGCATTCGGTAATACAGAAAATTCTTCCAAAGATTTGCTGAATGGGTTGAAGGTAAAGAAAGACAATACCTGGTACCTGGTTGGCAATTTAGCGAAGCGTGGCGGCATTAATCCTGGCCGGGTGACGAATGCATCGCCGGAAGAGGAGGATTATGATATTTTATTCAAGGCTGCCATGCTGAATACGATCGACCGTGTACAGCAGCCTATATCGCTGACGATGGGTTTTCCTTTTTCTACTTACAACGTATATAAAACGGCAGCGGAGCAGTTCCTGGCGAAGCGTCATTTCCTGATGGAGTACGATACGCAGACCTTTAATACCAAAGGCGGCGTAAAGAAAGGGATGTTTGACATTGAGAAGTTTGAGATCATTCCGGAGATCGTGGGAGGTATTATCGGGCTGAAGAAAGCGTTGGATATTCCTGCTGACCAGAACTTCATCGCGGTGAGTTTCGGTTTTGGTACGGTAGAGGGTGGACTGGCTGCCAGTGAGGGTTTGGTACACCGTACTTGTTTCAGCTCTTTTGGTATCAAGTATGCTATCAACAACCTGGCGCGTGAGCTGAGTAAGAAGTATTACCTGGAGATGAAGAACGAGCATCAGCTGGATGAGGCATTTATGAAGGCATCCATCTTCACTAACCGTAAACGTATTGACCTGAAGGATATGCGGAAGGAGCTGCTGACGCAATATTATAAGGAAGTGATCTCCCCGTTGATGCGGCAGTATTTTACGGACCGTGACTTTGAGAGCTGTGAGAAGATCTACCTGATGGGTGGTGGTGCTCACTATAAGGAGCTGACGGATGCTTTTGCGGAAGAATACAATAACTTTATACCTGTGGAGGTAGCTCCTAATCCGGAGGACCTGATCAGCATGGGATACCTGTATAATTCACTGCGTATATCTGACAACAAACCTAATGTATGCGTAGGTATGGACCTGGGTAATGCCAGCTCTATCATTTCCATCTTCGAGAAGGAAGCACCGGTAGCTCCTGCCCCAGCGGCAGCGCCTACGGCGCCCCCCATCGTTTAAATCCAATCTAATTAATGACTGTAAGAGACCTCATCCGAGAAGCTACCGGTCAAGGTGGTTTTCTGCTACCCCGGCAGATCACCATATATGGGCCGCTGGACTCCGACATCCCCGGACGTATAGACGGGCATGTGGAGGGCGATGCCAAAGTGAACGGTAAACTGGTGATCGGTAAAGATGCCAGCATCAAAGGCAATGTGACTGCCACGAGTTTAGTATTGCATGGTAAGATATATGGCCATGTGATCGTAACGGACAAAGCTGTTGTCGGTAACAGGGCTTACATCCAGGGAGACATTTATGCACCGGTGTTGGACATTGACAAAGGTGCTACTATAGACGGGAAGATCCGGAGGGATGCGATGGCAGCCCTCATAGGCCCCCCCCTCCCCTCCCCTGCTCCTGAAGGAGGAGAAGCAACTGACATCAACGACATCCCTCCTGATACTATTATCCGCCAGCCCAAAGACGAGCAGGAGACCTGGTGGTAATACCTATCCCTTGACATTATTGCAACAGCCCGACACGTATGTGCCGGGCTGTTGTGTTTTTATTCGGATGTTGCCAAAATATCGCATCCCGATGCAAATGATGGAATGCCTTGCACGCTAATTTCTATAAAATGGAAATGCTGTCAAATGAAGAATTTCCCGTAAATTAGGAATATAGCGATACGACCTTACGACCGACGGTAGTTTATTCCACATTCCACCTTGTAATATTTACCCGTTATGATCGACTTACATGAAAGACAGCTGCTACAACAAGTAGGTGCTCACATCAAAGCAGTACGGGAACAAAAAGGCTATTCCCTGCTTTACCTGGCCTCGCGGTTACATACCGACAATACCACATTAGACAAGATCGAACACGGAGAGAAAAACATCACGATGATCATGCTATTGAAACTGGCAGCAGCACTGGGTGTGCGGCCGGGAGAATTGTTGAATGTGGAGGGGTAGGTTACGTCACGAATCAGCGTGTCTGATAAGTTTTCGTACAAAATCGCAGTGTTAACTTATTTAGATAAATTCAACATGGTAGTTTTAGATCCGAGTACAATCCAGATAGATATCATAGACATTTTCTAATCCTAAAACCGTGTGTGTTTTTTTGAAGGATCAGGGACAATATTTAAAAAGAAATACTCATATTTTAGCTTGTCTCTGTTTAACAACGTCTCTCCAAGAAATACATTCTTATTACTAAGTATTGTTATTTCACCAACAATTTGAGAAGTAGGCATTTCATAGTGCATATACACATTTTCACCCTTTATGCTATCAATAGCTGGATAATAATCTTCCCCTCTCGTACTAACTTCCTTAACTACTATATTCTGCTTATTGCAAATTCTTAGTTTTACATATCCTCCAGGGGCTCCTTGATCTATATATGTTAATCGCATATGCCCTACATTTGTTTCCTATTCTTGCAGTAACTTTTCCTCGTTACTTATTTTGTCACAGTTAGCCTTATTTGAGCAAGCATTAGTAATGAGCACTAGCAATATAATGAGTAGCTTATGAGTTACTTTATTTTTGTCCATAATACCTAAGGCCGGCAGAAGAAATTCTATTACTATTATTTTAGGCTAGTTAGATCCATCTTCTTCTCCGTATGTTCGCTAAAATGCTGCATCTTGGGAAAAAATTGTTTCTCACTCCTCATAGTGATACACCAGATCAAATTATAACAGTTCAAAAGTAAGTATTTTACATTCCGAAAATCTAATCAAGTACCAATGAAAGAGAGAGTAATAAGGGCCTCTTATGACAATGACACGATTACTGTTTATCAGGCATTTAATAAACAAATAGCTCAATCAGCTGTAAACAACCAAACATTTGTATCGCCTCCATTTAAAAAAGAAAGAATGACCTGGATTAAGCCTTCCTTCTTATGGATGATGTATCGGTCAGGATGGGCAGGTAAAGAAAATCAGGAACATGTTTTATCCATCAGAATAAAACGTTCAGGGTTTGAATGGGCTTTAAAAAACTCCTGTTTATCACATTTTGACAGTGCCATTCATTCTTCCTATGATAATTGGAAAGCAGTACTCAACAATTCTCCTATTCGTATTCAATGGGATCCGGAGAAAGACATTTATCTACAACCATTAGGCTACCGCTCCATTCAAATCGGGCTATCGGGTATTGCCGTAGCAAGCTATATTGAGGATTGGATCGTTGACATAGAAGATATCACAACACATTGTAAAGAGATCTATGAACTTATTAAAGCGGATGAAATAAATCAAGCAATGGATTTACTACCCAACGAACAGCTTTATCCTTTGCCTGAAAATATAGCTCCTATAATAAATGCGGATTAAAAAATATTCTTGTATGGATATTGCTTTTCATTATTTGTCTTCTTTCCATCCCAAACGAACAGCTGCGAAATTGCTAATATACTTATCATCTAAAGCAGCCAGCAGCTCTATCTTCTTTATCGCTTCGGGTGTATTTATTGCGAGTAGTGCCCAGATACATTTCCTTGCCAAAGCCCGCATATCATCATTTTCCGGAATATCCAGTGCTCGCTCATAAAGTGCATCAATACTAGCCGGGTCTTTAATATCGCCTAACATTTCGGTGATATCCTCCTGACTATTATGCCAAGAAGCTTTTAAAAGTCTACATAAAACGTCTGTATACTTATTACTAAGTCCATCTTCACTACTGATTAGCGTCAAATACATAAGCATTGTCTCGTCATGCATCAGCATCACTTGTTCGAATTTCTCCAGCAGCTCATCCGTATAGTAAAACTTATTCCAATCTTCAGGATCGAAAATTCCGTCCAGCGGATGAGCATCTATTAAAAATCTTTCAAGTTTATTTAACTCGTCAATTATACTATCTAATGTTTTCATTTATTATTACTTATAAGCTAATATCACATAAAGGTATATAATGCTTCATGGTTTAAATGATCTGCTTATTGAACGCCCCATCCACTTCCATCGCAAACCCCACGAGATGGATCTTCACCAAAACATCCCTGACATTGAAATAAAAAAGACTTAATCTTCCAGGTCTTTTCTTTTTTTTTCATTTCTATTCTGTAGGTAAGGTTGTCTATAGCATCTAAATAGATAATTATATTTTCGGAAGAAAGCTCTGCAATTTCAATGTCTTTAAATTGTTTATCTATCGCATTTAATATGTATCGCTCTTCAAAATCCGTTGTTAATAAATCATCATTCTTCAAAAGTTTGAGTAATAAATAATTCGATTCTGTGGTCTTTAGGAGATACAGAAATTTATCTAGAATATGGTTTGCTACTATGTCCATGCTAAAGATTGTACTCTTTTACATATTCCTTTAGCACTATCTTCATTGCCTTCGCCAATGAGCCATCATCACACCTAAAGCTCTTTTCCATTTTCCTTGATAAGATAATCACTACCGTATACTGGTTCTCCTCTCTTATTCGATCGTTCTTCACCAATATTGCATCCTTATTTTCACCAACCTGTTGGATAATACTTAGGATATCCCCAGCTGACAAAATTTCTTTGTTTATTAATTCTGATAGTTTCATTAGTATTTCTATTTTTTAAACAGTATTCTTGAAATCTCTGCCACATCTACTAATTGATTAGTAGCAACTTGTAAGGCTACGTTTGAAATCTGAGATTGTCCAACAATTGATAAGCCATGTTGTTCCGCAAAAATTTTAACCGCCAACGAGGCAGTTCTTTTATTTCCATCTTCCACCTTGCAATACTTACCCGTTATGATCGACTTACATGAAAGACAGCTGCTGCAACAAGTAGATGCTCACATCAAAGCAGTACGCGAACAGAAGGGCTACTCCCTGCTCTACCTGGCATCTAAATTACATACCGACAATAGTACCCTGGACAAGATAGAACATGGTGAGAAAAATATCACGATGATCATGATATTGAAGTTGGCAGCAGCACTGGGTGTACGGCCGGGGGAATTGTTGAATGTGGAGGGGTAGGTTACTTCACGAATCAGTGTGTCTGATAAGTTTTCGTACAAAATCGCAGTGTTAACTTATTTAGATAAATCAACATGGTAGTTTTAGATCCGAGTGCAATCCAGGTAGACATTTTCTAATCCTAAAACCGTGTGTGTTTTTTTGAAGGATCAGGGACAATATTTAAAAAGAAATACTTATATTTTAGCTTGTCTCTGTTTA
Protein-coding regions in this window:
- a CDS encoding ParM/StbA family protein, translated to MKVSTIKFPSVFETAFGNTENSSKDLLNGLKVKKDNTWYLVGNLAKRGGINPGRVTNASPEEEDYDILFKAAMLNTIDRVQQPISLTMGFPFSTYNVYKTAAEQFLAKRHFLMEYDTQTFNTKGGVKKGMFDIEKFEIIPEIVGGIIGLKKALDIPADQNFIAVSFGFGTVEGGLAASEGLVHRTCFSSFGIKYAINNLARELSKKYYLEMKNEHQLDEAFMKASIFTNRKRIDLKDMRKELLTQYYKEVISPLMRQYFTDRDFESCEKIYLMGGGAHYKELTDAFAEEYNNFIPVEVAPNPEDLISMGYLYNSLRISDNKPNVCVGMDLGNASSIISIFEKEAPVAPAPAAAPTAPPIV
- a CDS encoding bactofilin family protein; amino-acid sequence: MTVRDLIREATGQGGFLLPRQITIYGPLDSDIPGRIDGHVEGDAKVNGKLVIGKDASIKGNVTATSLVLHGKIYGHVIVTDKAVVGNRAYIQGDIYAPVLDIDKGATIDGKIRRDAMAALIGPPLPSPAPEGGEATDINDIPPDTIIRQPKDEQETWW
- a CDS encoding helix-turn-helix domain-containing protein encodes the protein MIDLHERQLLQQVGAHIKAVREQKGYSLLYLASRLHTDNTTLDKIEHGEKNITMIMLLKLAAALGVRPGELLNVEG
- a CDS encoding DUF4291 domain-containing protein, with amino-acid sequence MKERVIRASYDNDTITVYQAFNKQIAQSAVNNQTFVSPPFKKERMTWIKPSFLWMMYRSGWAGKENQEHVLSIRIKRSGFEWALKNSCLSHFDSAIHSSYDNWKAVLNNSPIRIQWDPEKDIYLQPLGYRSIQIGLSGIAVASYIEDWIVDIEDITTHCKEIYELIKADEINQAMDLLPNEQLYPLPENIAPIINAD
- a CDS encoding helix-turn-helix domain-containing protein — its product is MIDLHERQLLQQVDAHIKAVREQKGYSLLYLASKLHTDNSTLDKIEHGEKNITMIMILKLAAALGVRPGELLNVEG